A DNA window from Impatiens glandulifera chromosome 7, dImpGla2.1, whole genome shotgun sequence contains the following coding sequences:
- the LOC124945741 gene encoding probable LRR receptor-like serine/threonine-protein kinase At1g63430, with translation MMKRFTSFHFTVLLYLVHIVLQSDSLVPEEKLALTKFKEAIYEDPSHALSNWNVLEDHCDWLGVSCFVSRDHVQILNISWSSLKGFLAPELEKLSYLQTLILHGNTLIGTIPKEIGMLKYLEILDLGKNQLTGPIPRELGNLANLVKINLQSNGLTGSLPSELTRLKNLTELRLDRNRLLGSVPGNNQSDSTEKYASSLNATGFCGSSQLKAADFSYNFFTGSIPKCLGYLPSSSFQGNCLQHNHIKQRSSAQCAVRPPPSSLPVFSKHPSRDLIKHSKASRPPPASKPRWVLAIEIVTGTMAGSICLVAILTAVQRFKSKSSIIIPWKKSASTRDHLAIYVDTEMLKQVMKFSRDELEIACEDFSNIIGSSVDSHVYKGTLKGGPEIAVISLSIKEEHWTGYLELYFQREVVESARLNHENIGKLLGYCRESSPFTRMLVFEYASNGTLYEHLHYEEGCQFSWTRRMKIIIGIAKGLKYLHKEIDPPFTISELNSSAVYLTDDFSPKLVDFESWKSIRSSSIKNSGSMATKGPVCLLRNSVEARDLYVEGNIYAFGLLMLEIISGRPPYCEDKGGRLVDWAKDYMEKPEEMKHLVDPEIKHFLEEDLEVICDAIKRSIHPDPWKRASMEELSSYLESKIDTSVSSELIKSSSLAWAELALSPDEFQS, from the exons ATGATGAAGCGGTTTACTTCGTTTCATTTTACTGTATTGCTATATTTGGTGCACATTGTCTTACAATCTGACTCTCTTGTACCAGAAGAAA AATTAGCTCTTACGAAATTTAAGGAAGCTATATACGAGGATCCATCTCATGCTTTGTCAAATTGGAACGTTCTGGAAGATCATTGTGATTGGTTAGGAGTTTCTTGTTTTGTAAGCCGAGATCATGTCCAAATCCT GAATATTTCGTGGTCATCCTTGAAGGGATTTCTTGCACCAGAGCTGGAGAAACTATCTTACTTGCAAACACT AATTTTGCATGGAAACACGCTGATCGGCACCATCCCCAAAGAAATTGGAATGCTGAAATACCTAGAGATCTTGGATTTGGGGAAGAATCAGCTGACAGGACCAATTCCTCGTGAGCTTGGGAATCTAGCTAACCTTGTAAAGAT TAACCTGCAATCCAATGGTTTGACTGGGAGCTTACCATCTGAGTTAACTAGGTTAAAAAACCTTACAGAACTCAGGCTCGATAGGAACAGGCTTTTGGGAAGTGTTCCTGGAAACAATCAGTCAGACTCAACAGAAAA GTATGCATCAAGTCTAAATGCTACTGGTTTCTGCGGTTCATCTCAGTTGAAAGCTGCAGATTTTTCATACAACTTCTTTACTGGGAGCATTCCAAAATGCTTGGGTTACTTGCCAAG CTCAAGCTTCCAAGGGAACTGCCTTCAGCACAATCATATCAAACAGCGTTCTTCAGCACAATGCg CTGTTCGTCCACCTCCCAGTAGCCTCCCGGTGTTCTCAAAACACCCATCTCGGGATTTAATAAAGCATTCAAAGGCTTCAAGACCTCCTCCTGCTTCTAAACCTAGATGGGTATTGGCCATAGAAATTGTAACTGGAACAATGGCAGGTTCCATTTGCCTTGTTGCTATTTTGACAGCAGTTCAGAGATTTAAAAGTAAGTCTTCAATCATTATTCCCTGGAAGAAGTCAGCAAGCACTAGGGATCACTTGGCAATTTACGTTG ATACGGAAATGTTGAAGCAAGTAATGAAATTTAGCAGAGATGAACTTGAGATAGCATGTGAGGACTTCAGTAATATTATTGGATCTTCTGTAGATAGCCATGTCTATAAGGGAACTTTGAAAGGCGGTCCAGAGATTGCTGTTATATCCCTTTCCATAAAAGAAGAACACTGGACTGGCTATCTTGAACTTTATTTTCAGAGAGAG GTGGTGGAATCAGCTAGATTAAATCATGAGAATATCGGAAAACTTCTTGGTTATTGTAGGGAGAGTTCGCCATTCACGAGGATGCTGGTTTTTGAATATGCATCCAACGGAACTCTGTATGAGCACCTCCATT ACGAAGAAGGATGCCAGTTTTCTTGGACACGACGAATGAAGATAATAATAGGAATTGCTAAAGGACTCAAATATCTACACAAGGAAATCGACCCACCATTCACTATATCTGAGCTTAACTCAAGTGCCGTATATCTTACAGACGATTTTTCTCCAAAG CTAGTTGATTTTGAAAGCTGGAAGAGTATTCGTTCGAGTTCCATAAAGAACTCTGGCTCCATGGCCACCAAAGGCCCTGTATGCCTTCTTCGGAATTCCGTGGAGGCACGCGATCTCTATGTGGAAGGGAATATTTATGCCTTTGGTTTACTTATGTTGGAAATAATCAGTGGAAGGCCTCCATATTGCGAGGATAAGGGCGGACGGCTAGTGGATTGG GCTAAGGATTACATGGAGAAGCCTGAAGAAATGAAGCATCTTGTTGATCCAGAGATTAAACATTTCCTCGAAGAAGACCTAGAAGTTATATGCGACGCAATTAAACGCAGCATCCATCCGGATCCTTGGAAACGAGCATCCATGGAAGAACTAAGCAGTTATCTGGAGAGCAAAATCGACACTTCTGTGTCATCAGAGCTTATTAAGTCATCTTCTTTGGCTTGGGCTGAACTAGCTCTTTCACCTGACGAGTTTCAAAGCTAA
- the LOC124910127 gene encoding protein LURP-one-related 4-like, with the protein MAKVYPQHLPTTSSSSNNSNSINSKETYTIWTKSLICHGNGCTVFDSRGQVVYRVDNYGIKKSRQVYLMDLHGNVLFSLLKSCTKKLYIGNGNGCWNGYKGSPNDDQDTLRTRKKEIIPWFQTRKNSSKKSSLRNCHVIMGCDYESKESSYRIEETSGAGKAAFVIRDSHGDLVAQVKQKESSCGGVLLGEDVLSLVVEPHEDHSLVMAIVIVYGLMTNIIM; encoded by the exons ATGGCGAAAGTTTATCCTCAACATCTACCCACAACAAGCAGTTCTTcaaataatagtaatagtatTAATAGTAAAGAAACATACACAATATGGACGAAATCCCTTATATGCCATGGAAATGGATGCACAGTTTTCGATTCAAGAGGTCAAGTTGTCTATCGTGTAGATAATTACGGCATAAAAAAAAGTAGACAAGTTTATCTCATGGATCTCCATGGAAATgttcttttctctctcctcaaGTCCTGCACCAAG AAATTGTATATTGGGAATGGTAATGGGTGTTGGAACGGTTATAAAGGGTCTCCGAATGATGATCAAGACACATTAAGGACGAGGAAGAAGGAGATAATTCCTTGGTTTCAGACAAGAAAAAACAGTAGCAAGAAATCCTCTCTTAGAAACTGCCACGTCATTATGGGATGTGATTATGAAAGTAAAGAGAGCAGTTATAGAATTGAAGAAACTTCCGGCGCCGGCAAAGCGGCTTTTGTCATCAGAGACAGCCATGGCGACCTTGTTGCTCAA GTGAAACAAAAGGAATCATCATGCGGTGGCGTGTTGTTGGGAGAAGATGTGTTGAGTTTGGTGGTCGAACCCCATGAAGATCATTCGCTTGTTATGGCTATAGTGATTGTGTATGGATTGATGACCAATATTATCATGTAA